DNA from Serinibacter salmoneus:
GCGGGGAGAACCCTCGCCGACCCATTCACCGAGCAGCAGGAAAGCACACCAGTGGCAAACATCAAGTCCCAGATCAAGCGCAACAAGACGAACGAGAAGGCGCGTCTGCGCAACAAGTCCGTCAAGACCGAGTTGAAGACGCACGTGCGCAAGACCCGCGAGGCCATCGCCGCCGGCGACAAGGCCGCCGCCGAGGAGTCGCTGCGCATCGCGTCGCGCAAGCTCGACAAGGCCGTGAGCAAGGGTGTCATCCACCTCAACCAGGCAGCCAACCGCAAGTCCGGTCTGGCCAAGCAGGTTGCCGCGCTCTGACGAGCCGCATCACCGACGCCGACGGGCGCCGCACCCTCCGGGGAGCGGCGCCCGTCGCCGTTCCCGCCAGTGCCGCTCCCGTGAGACCTCAGCCGGCGCGCGAGGACGCCACGGTGAGCACGGCACGCTCGACGGCGTAGCCCGGCGAGCGCGACTCCCCCTTCACCTGGGCGTCGGCCGCGGCGACGGCGGTGATCGCCGCCGCGAGACCCTCCGGCGTCCAGCCGCGCAGGTCGCGCTTGGCGCGGTCCACCTGCCACGGCGCCAGGCCCTTGGTCGCCTCGGGCCCCACGTCCCGCCCGCGTGAGGCTGCCACCCGGCCCATGGTGCGCAGCTTGAGCGCCAGCGCAGCCACCAGCGGTACGGGGTCGGTCCCGCTGGCCATGGCGTGACGCACCAGTGCGAGCGCACCGGCGACATCTCCCGCGATCGCCGCGTCCGCGACCTTGAACCCGGTCGCCTCGACCCGGCCGCCGTAGTAGCGGTCCACGATCTGAGGCGTCACGGCTCCCGTGGTGTCGGAGATCAGCTGCCCCGCAGCCGCTGCGAGCTCGCGCAGATCGGACCCCACCGCGTCGACCAGCGCCGTGACCGCCTGCGGGTCCACCCGCCGCCGAGCGCGCTTGAACTCCGCCGCCACGAACCCGCCCTTGTCGCGATCCGGGATCTCCTCGCACTGCACGAGGGTGGCGCCGGCCGCGGTGATCGCCTCCAGCACCTTCTTGCCCTTCACTCCCGCACGGTGCCGCAGCACGAGCGAGACATCCGGCGCAGGGTCGGCGAGGTAGGCGAGCACGTCGGTGGCGCACGCGTCCGAGAGCGCCTCCAGACCGTGGATCTCGATGTGCCGGGGCTCGGAGAACAGCGACGGCGAGGCGAGCACGCTCAGCCGCCCGCTCTCGTAGGTGGCCGCCTCCAATCGCGTCAGTTCCAGGGCGCCCGTACCCTCCTCGCGAGCGCGCGCCCGTGCCTGCTCGGCGAGGGAGTCCATCGCGCGCTCCGCAAGCAGATCCTCCTTGCCTCGCACGAGCACCACGGGGGCGAGTTCGACCCGGTCCCAGGGGATCCCGGTGACCTTCGGTTGGCGGCGTGAGGGAGGCACGTGGCTAGCCTGCCAGACGCCACCGACGTCGAGGCACCGCTGACCTGCACGGGCACGCGCGCCGCTAGGCTGCACCGGGGAGGAGACCACGTGAGCACACCAGACGAGGCGGAACTCGCGCGCTTGCGCGCCCAGGCCGCAGCAGCCGAGGCCGAGGCAGCACAGGCCCGCGCGGCCGCCGCCCAGGCGGCACTGGCCGCTGCAGAGGCCGCAGCGGCCGCGGCAGAGGCCGCAGCGGCCGCGGCAGCGGCGGCCGAGACGCCCCCACCTGCCCAACAGGCGCCCACCGGAACACCCACCGAGCCACCCACCCATGGCGACGGGTTCACCCACGGCGAGACTGCGCCGTCGGACACCAGCGACGCCCAGCCCAGCGGCCTGACCGGGTACCCCGCCGAGGTCGCCGCTGCCTATTCCTTCCCCGGCGGCGCGCTGCCGCTGGGGGCTCTCCTGGTCGACGGCGAACCCCTCCCGCCCGCCCAGGTCGCCTTCTCCCTGGGCATGCTCAACCGGCACGGCCTGGTGGCGGGCGCCACCGGCACCGGGAAGACACGAACCCTGCAGGCGATGGCCGAGGGCCTCTCGCTCGCGGGTGTGCCGGTGTTCCTGGCCGACATCAAGGGCGACCTGTCGGGACTGATCACGCCCGGCGCCGCCTCGGAGAAACTCACCGCCCGCGCCTCCTCGATCGGACAGGACTGGGCGCCCACCACCTTCCCGGTGGAGTTCTACAGCCTCGGCGGCATCGGCCCCGGCGTGCCGATCCGCACCACCGTGACCGACTTCGGCCCGCTGCTGTTGTCCAAGGTGCTGGGCCTGAACCAGACACAGGAATCCAGCCTCGGGCTGATCTTCCACTGGGCCGACACCCAGGGACTGGCGCTGCTGGACCTCAAGGACCTGCAGGCCACGATCGCCTTCCTCACCTCGGACGAGGGCAAGGCCGAGCTCAAGGGCATCGGCGGGATCTCCACGGCCACCGCCGGGGTGATCCTGCGCGAGATCGTCGCGCTGCAGGCGCAGGGCGCGGACGCGTTCTTCGGGGAGCCGGCATTCTCCGTCTCCGAGTTGCTGCGCACCCGCGAGGACCTCGGGGTGATCTCGGCCCTGGAACTGCCCGCCGTGGCGGACCGTCCGGCGTTGTTCTCCACGTTCCTCATGTGGCTGCTGGCGGAACTGTTCGCCGAACTCCCGGAGGTGGGCGACCTGGCCAAGCCCCGCCTGGTGTTCTTCTTCGACGAGGCGCACCTGCTGTTCGACGACGCCTCGAAGGACTTCCTGGACCAGGTGGTGCAGACCGTCCGCCTGATCCGGTCCAAGGGCGTGGGGGTGTTCTTCGTGACGCAGTCCCCGCAGGACGTGCCCGCCGATGTGCTCGGTCAGCTCGGCAACCGGGTGCAGCACGCGCTGCGCGCCTTCACCCCGAAGGACGCGACGGCGCTGCGGGCCGCCGTGCGCACCTACCCCCACTCCCCCTACGACCTGGAGGAGTTGCTGACCTCGCTGGGCACCGGGGAGGCCGTGGTGACGGTGATGTCGGAGTCCGGCGCGCCCACGCCGGTGGCGTGGACGCGGGTGCGGGCGCCGCTGAGCCTGATGGCCCCGGCCGAGGACTCCGCGATGCAGGGCGTGATCGACGCCTCGCCCCTGCAGGCCCGGTACGGCACGGCGGTGGACAACGAGTCGGCACACGAGCTGCTGGCGCGTCGCGCGGAGTTGCAGGCGCAGGAGGCGGCGCGTGCCGCGGAGCTGCAGCGCCTGGAGAAGGAGGCCGACGAACGCGCCGAGGCGGCCGCGAAGGAGGCCCGCGCCCGGGAGAAGGAACTGGAGGAGATGCGGCGGCGCCTGGAGCGCGAGGCCCTCACGGCCTCGCGCTCTAGCCGCTCAGCCTCAAGCCGCTCGTCCTCGAGCGGCAGCCGCTCACGCCGCTCGACCAGCGCCTCGGGGTCGGTGCTGGACGGGTTCCTGCGCTCGGCCGGCCAGCAACTGGGACGGGAGATCACCCGCACGCTGTTCGGCACCCGCCGGCGCTGACACCCGTGACTGTATGACTATTCATCATCCTGTATGGTTTTCCCATGGCTAAGGTTCTGACAGATCTGCCCGTGGGTGAGCGCGTCGGCATCGCGTTCTCCGGGGGCCTGGACACATCGGTGGCGGTCGCGTGGATGCGGGAGAAGGGTGCGATCCCCTGCACCTACACCGCTGACATCGGCCAGTACGACGAGCCGGACATCGAGGGTGTCCCCGGCCGCGCGCTGGAGTACGGCGCGGAGATCTCCCGCGCCGTGGACTGCAAGGTCGCGCTGGTCGAGGAGGGCCTGAGCGCCATCGCCTGCGGCGCGTTCCACATCCGCTCCGGCGGCCGCACCTACTTCAACACCACGCCGATCGGCCGCGCCGTCACCGGCACCCTGCTGGTGCGCGCCATGCACGAGGACGGCGTGGACATCTGGGGCGACGGCTCCACCTTCAAGGGCAACGACATCGAGCGGTTCTACCGCTACGGCCTGCTGGCCAACCCGGACCTGCGCATCTACAAGCCGTGGCTGGATGCGGCCTTCGTCGCCGAGCTCGGCGGGCGCACCGAGATGAGCCAGTGGCTCACCGCGCGCAACCTGCCCTACCGCGACTCCCAGGAGAAGGCCTACTCTACTGACGCCAACATCTGGGGCGCCACCCACGAGGCCAAGACCCTGGAGCACCTGAACGTGGGCCTGGAGTCGGTCGAGCCGATCATGGGCGTGAAGTTCTGGGACCCGAGCGTGGCGATCGAGACCGAGGACGTGACGATCGGGTTCGAGGCCGGCCGTCCCATCTCGATCAACGGCGTGCGCTACGAGGGCAAGGAGGCGGCCGTCGACCTGGTCAAGGAGGCCAACGCCATCGGCGGCCGGCACGGCCTTGGCATGAGCGACCAGATCGAGAACCGCATCATCGAGGCGAAGTCCCGTGGCATCTACGAGGCCCCGGGGATGGCGCTGCTGTGGATCGCCTACGAACGGCTGCTCAACGCCGTCCACAACGAGGACACCATCACCACTTACCACAACGAGGGTCGCCGCCTCGGGCGACTGATGTACGAGGGCCGGTGGCTGGACCCGCAGTCGCTGATGATGCGCGAGTCGATCATGCGCTGGGTCTCCTCCCTGGTGACCGGGCAGGTCACGCTGCGGCTGCGCCGCGGTGAGGACTACTCGATCATGGACACCCGCGGGGAGAACTTCTCCTACCACCCGGACAAGCTCTCGATGGAGCGCACCGACAACGCCGCGTTCGGTCCCACCGACCGGATCGGTCAGCTCACGATGCGCAACCTCGACATCGCCGACTCGCGCGGCAAGCTCGAGCTCTACGCCGGGCAGCCGCTGGACCAGGGCCAACTCCTGGTGGAACACGGCACGCTGCTGGGCACCCTGCCCGCGGGCGGCGGCGAGAAGATCGCCGAGCCGGTGGATGACGCCGCCGACGACGCGGCGTTGGACTCCGCGGCGTTCGACTTCGGCGCCGACTGAGCCGGGCGCATCGACGACAGGCCCGGCGGGAATGACCGTGACGGTCGCGCCCGCCGGGCTCAGCCCGGGGCTCGGCTCACCCGGGCTTTCACCCTGGCCACGGGGTGCAGGCTGGGCGCACATGCCTACTCTCGGGGGAGGAACCCCCCGAGACGAGAGTGAGTCGATATGTGCACCCGCGTGATGTGGCCGAACGCGAACGGTTCGGTCATCGTCGGCCGGAACATGGACTTCCACAAGGACCTGATGACCAACATGTGGAAGCAGCCCCGCGGCGTGAGCCGGGATGACGGCGTGGAGGGCACGCTCACCTGGACCGCGAAGTACGGCAGCGTGGTGGCGACCGCCTTCGACATCATCTCGGTGGACGGCATCAATGAGGCCGGCCTGGCCGGGCACGTGCTCTGGCTGGCGGAGTCGGACTACGGCACGCTGGACCCGGAGCGCACCTCGCTGAGCCAGGCCGTGTGGATGCAGTACTTCCTGGACAACTTCGCCACCGTGGCCGAGGCCGTGGCGTGGGTGGAGGAGAACGACCTGCAGGTGGTGCAGTTGGCCGACCCGACCGGCGGCAACCCGCCCGCCATCCACCTCGCGCTGGACGATGCGACCGGCGACTCGGCGATCATCGAGTACACCGATGGGCACCCGAAGGTCTATCACGACCGCGCGTTCACGGTGATGACGAACTCCCCCACCTATGACCAGCAGCTCGAGCTCGTCCGTACGGTGGCCGGGCTCGGCGGGGAGACCCCGCTGCCCGGTTCCACGCTGGCCACCGACCGGTTCGCCCGCGCGTCCTACTACGTGAACCGGCTCGAGCAGCCCGACACGCAGTTGCAGGCGATCGCGGCGATGTTCAGCGTGATCCGCAACGCCGCACAGCCCTTCCGCGAGCCCGACCCGGGCAAGCCGGACGCCTCGCAGACGCTGTGGCAGACCGTGACCGACCTGACGAACAAGCGCTACGTGTTCGGCTCGACGACGGAGCCCAACATCGTGTGGGTGGACCTCGCCGAGCTCGACTTCAGCGAGGGCGCGCCGCAGGAGAAGCTCGACCTGGTGAGCGAACTCGCCCTGGAGGGCGGACTCGCCGGGAACGTGAGTAAGGACTTCGTGGCCTCCGAACCGATGACCTTCATCTCCCTCAAGCTCGAGCGGGAGATGGCGCAGGCCGCGGCGCAGGCGCGCGCCACCGGAGCGCACGCCTGAGGCGCATCAGGTCAGTTCGACGACGCCCCGCGGCCCCTCGACCACGAGGGTGAGCCTCGGGGCGTCGTCGTCCACTGCGGCTGTCACGTGCACCTCGACCCCGAGGACGGCGTAGATCTCCCGGATCCGTTCGGGCTGCGGGTGCGCCACGCGGAGCGCGAGCAGGTCCAGCGTGGGCAGGTCGGTGAGGCCGGGCTGGGTGACGTCGCCCCAGTCGATGAGGAAGGGCACCACGCCCTCGCGCGATCCTCCCATGCCGGAGGTGATGCGCCATTCGAGCAGGTCCCCGGCGGGTGTGCGGCGGGAGAGCGGCCGGATCTCGCCGAGGTCGATGCCGGCAACGCGGGCGCTGGCATGGGTGGCCTCGAACTCGATCGGGTGCGTCGCGAAGGTCGCGAGGCCCGGCGAGGTGCGGTGGTCGATCCCGAAGGTGGGGATCTGCGCGGCCGGGACACCCTGGGCCGGATCCGGTCCGATCACCTCGAGGTAGTGCGGGGCGCGCTCGCCGCGCACGGTGAAGCCGATGAGGTGGTTGGCGGTCCCGACCGGGTGGGCCCCGCCGGGTGCGGCGCGTACCCCGGTGAGGTCGGCCACGTGCTCGACGGCGAGCGCCAGGTCGGGGCCGGCCACCACCACGTGGTCGAGGTCGCGGGGCCAGGGCTGCGAGTCCGGGGTCGTCATGTCCCCAGGATGCGCTGCGCGCCGCGGCCGCTGGTTCCGCCAGGCCGGGTGTCCACCTGCCGAGATCCCTGCTGCGCACCGACCTCAGCACCCGGTGAGGGTCAGCGGCCCGTCCCTCGCGGCGACGGTCATGGGGCCGCATCGATCGGTGCGACCGATCAGGGAGCCGGCGTCCGTCAGCGTGTCGATCACCCAGGAAGCCGGGTGCCCGTAGTCGTTGTCCACGCCGACGCTGATCAGGGCGATCGGCCCCGCCCAGTCCGCGAGCGCCGTCGGATCCTGATCGCCTGAGCCGTGATGGGCGACGACGATCACATCGGGTCTCGCGGGTAGCTCACCGGGCCAGGTGGCGAGCAGGGCGGTGTGCTGGTCGGCTCCGGTGTCGCCGTGCACCAGGGCGGTGAGCTCGGGCGCCCGCAGCCACAGGGTGAGGCTGAGGGCGTTCCCGTCCTCGCTCGGCAGCGTCGCGGCGGCGCGCGGCGTGGGCCACAACGCCAGGAGATCCACGGAGCCGAGGGAGAGCGGCGCCGAGGTGGTGTCCATGGGCAGCACCTCGACGCCGCGTTCGGCGGCGGCACCGGTGAGGGTGGCGAGTCGTTCCTCCTCGACGGCCGGGATCACGAGCCGGTCGACGGCGATGCCTCCCCGGTCCGCGGCGCCGAGGAGCGCGGTGGCCTCCCCGCTGTGGTCGAGGTCGCCGTGCGTGATCACCAGGGCGGCGAGGTGATGCACCCCGAGCGCGGCGAGGCAGTCCGCCACCCCGGAGCCGGGCGGACCGGTGTCCACGAGTACCGCGCCGGGCTCACCTGCAGAACTCTCGCCGTCGTCGCTGACGCCACCGTTGGGCGCGGTACTGATCACCAGCGCCGACCCCTGCCCCACGTCGCACTGGGCGAGGCGCCACCCCGGCGCGATCCACGGGTCCCCCACGAGCGCGCTGCCCCGTACCCATTGCACGAGCACGCTGCGACCCGCGGGCACCGCCACGGCCAGAGTGGCAACCGCCACCAGCGAGACGAGGACCGGGAGCGCCAACCGCAGATCGAGGGCGCGGCGACCCGTCCGTGACCAGCGACGCTGCAGGGCACCGACCACGAGGATCGCCGCCAGCGCGCCCACGGCGCCCCCCACCCCGCCCGGCCACGGCAGCCGACCGCCGGGGAGTGCGGCGCTCACGGTCGCGACGGCCTCGATCCACCACGTGAACGGCTGCGCACACCAGCCCAGCACCGCGGTGAGGCCCGGCTGCCAGGGAGCCGCGAGCGCCGCGCCGAGGGCGAGGACCGTCAGCGGCGCGACCACTGGCGCCACGAGAGCGTTGGCCGGCACACCCCAGGTGGGGATGCCCGGCTCGAGCAGGAGGATCGCGGGCAGGCATCCGACCTGCGCGGCGAGCGGTACGGCGATCGCCGCGGCGAGGACAGCGGGCATGTGGCGCGCGAGGCGTTCGCTCCAGGCGCGGGAGAACAGCACGAGACCCGCGGTGGCCCCGGCCGAGAGGGCGAAGCCCGCCTCGCGCGCGGTCCAGGGGTCCAGCACGAGCAGGCCGATCACCGCCGCGCACAGCGCCGGGAGCCCGCTGGCGCGGCGGCCGAGGGCCACGGCGAGCAGCCCGACGGCGCCCATCGCCACGGCGCGCAACACGCTCGGTTCGGGACCCACGATCCCGAGCAGGCCGATCACCACAGCGACGCCGGTCACCGTGCGTCCTACCCGGCCACGCCAGGGCAGCACGGCCGTGGCGAGGCCGAGGACGATGACGACGTGCGCCCCGGAGACGGCCAGCAGGTGGCCGAGGGCACTGGCCCGCATCGCCGCGCGCAGGTCCTCGGGCACCGCGGAGTCATCACCCACCGCGATCCCAGGCACCAGTCCGTGGGCGTGGCCTGGCAGGGGCGCCAGGGCGTCGTGCAGCCCGAGCCGGGCGCGCTGCACCAGGGCGCGCCAAGCCGGCGCCGGCTGGCGCCGTTCGTGCTCGGCGTCGACATAGGCGAGAGCCTCGACGGCGTCTCCCGGCTGCGCCGGGCGCAGGCTGCCGCGGGTCGCGACCACCTCGCCCGGCGTGACCTCGGACCAGGAGGACCCGCCGATCACGAGCACCGGGATCCGCAGACCCGCGTTCGAGGCTCCACTCGCCGGGTCCGCCACCGCATCCGGGTCCGCGGACAGGCGATTGACCCCGCCGCCCCCGACCACACCGCGCTCGACCACGCTGTTCTCGACCGTGTCGCCGGCAGCTGCTCCGCCGTGCACCCCGAGCAGGGTGGCCTGGAATGCGACCCGGGCCTCGCCGTCGAAACCCCTGCTGATCTCCCGCGGCGCTGACAGTGCGCGCACGAGGATCTCGCCGCGTTCGGCGGTCAGCGCCTGCGCCAGGCCCGCCGTGCGGCTGGTGCTCTGCGCGGCGAGGGAGGCGAGCAGGCAGACGGTGGCGCAGCAGGCGAGGAGGAGCGCCCCCGCGGGCCCGGACCAGGCCGCGCCGTGCCGACCGTGCCCGCGGCGACGGCCGCGTCCGTAGGCCACCAGGGCACCCAGCACGGCGAACAGCACCACCGCCGCACGCTCCCGCGGAGCCATGGCGGTCGCCACCGCGGCGGTCGCCCACACCGCGACGGCCGCCGGGAGCAGCCGGAGGTCGGGCGCCGTCTCCTGCGGGTGCGGTGCCGGTCCCCGCGGCTGCACAGACCCGGGCGCCACAGGCCCCGGCAGCGCCACCCCCTGGGTCCGCGGCACCGACGTTTCCGCCCGGATCGAACCGCCGGGGTCCTCGTCCGTCTCTCCCACGGGAGCGCGAATGCGGCTCATCCCACGCTCACCATCCCCTCCAGGTCGGCCATGACGGCGGGTCCGATGCCCGAGACCAGTTCGAGTTCGGCCACGTCCTGGAAGCCGCCGTGCTCGGTGCGCCAGTCGATGATGCGCTGGGAGAGCGTGGGGCCGATCCCCGGGAGCGCGTCGAGTTGCGCGAGCGAGGCGGTGTTGAGGTCCACGGTCACCCCCTCGCCGCCGGCGCCTGGCTCCGAGCCTGCACCCGCGCCGCCGGCGCCGGGCGGCGCCTCGGGCTGTGCCACCTCCTCCCCCGGTGCCGGCACCCTCACCTGTTCACCGTCGGTCACCACCCGGGCCAGGTTCACGG
Protein-coding regions in this window:
- the rpsT gene encoding 30S ribosomal protein S20 — protein: MANIKSQIKRNKTNEKARLRNKSVKTELKTHVRKTREAIAAGDKAAAEESLRIASRKLDKAVSKGVIHLNQAANRKSGLAKQVAAL
- the holA gene encoding DNA polymerase III subunit delta; the encoded protein is MPPSRRQPKVTGIPWDRVELAPVVLVRGKEDLLAERAMDSLAEQARARAREEGTGALELTRLEAATYESGRLSVLASPSLFSEPRHIEIHGLEALSDACATDVLAYLADPAPDVSLVLRHRAGVKGKKVLEAITAAGATLVQCEEIPDRDKGGFVAAEFKRARRRVDPQAVTALVDAVGSDLRELAAAAGQLISDTTGAVTPQIVDRYYGGRVEATGFKVADAAIAGDVAGALALVRHAMASGTDPVPLVAALALKLRTMGRVAASRGRDVGPEATKGLAPWQVDRAKRDLRGWTPEGLAAAITAVAAADAQVKGESRSPGYAVERAVLTVASSRAG
- a CDS encoding helicase HerA-like domain-containing protein; translated protein: MSTPDEAELARLRAQAAAAEAEAAQARAAAAQAALAAAEAAAAAAEAAAAAAAAAETPPPAQQAPTGTPTEPPTHGDGFTHGETAPSDTSDAQPSGLTGYPAEVAAAYSFPGGALPLGALLVDGEPLPPAQVAFSLGMLNRHGLVAGATGTGKTRTLQAMAEGLSLAGVPVFLADIKGDLSGLITPGAASEKLTARASSIGQDWAPTTFPVEFYSLGGIGPGVPIRTTVTDFGPLLLSKVLGLNQTQESSLGLIFHWADTQGLALLDLKDLQATIAFLTSDEGKAELKGIGGISTATAGVILREIVALQAQGADAFFGEPAFSVSELLRTREDLGVISALELPAVADRPALFSTFLMWLLAELFAELPEVGDLAKPRLVFFFDEAHLLFDDASKDFLDQVVQTVRLIRSKGVGVFFVTQSPQDVPADVLGQLGNRVQHALRAFTPKDATALRAAVRTYPHSPYDLEELLTSLGTGEAVVTVMSESGAPTPVAWTRVRAPLSLMAPAEDSAMQGVIDASPLQARYGTAVDNESAHELLARRAELQAQEAARAAELQRLEKEADERAEAAAKEARAREKELEEMRRRLEREALTASRSSRSASSRSSSSGSRSRRSTSASGSVLDGFLRSAGQQLGREITRTLFGTRRR
- the argG gene encoding argininosuccinate synthase, coding for MAKVLTDLPVGERVGIAFSGGLDTSVAVAWMREKGAIPCTYTADIGQYDEPDIEGVPGRALEYGAEISRAVDCKVALVEEGLSAIACGAFHIRSGGRTYFNTTPIGRAVTGTLLVRAMHEDGVDIWGDGSTFKGNDIERFYRYGLLANPDLRIYKPWLDAAFVAELGGRTEMSQWLTARNLPYRDSQEKAYSTDANIWGATHEAKTLEHLNVGLESVEPIMGVKFWDPSVAIETEDVTIGFEAGRPISINGVRYEGKEAAVDLVKEANAIGGRHGLGMSDQIENRIIEAKSRGIYEAPGMALLWIAYERLLNAVHNEDTITTYHNEGRRLGRLMYEGRWLDPQSLMMRESIMRWVSSLVTGQVTLRLRRGEDYSIMDTRGENFSYHPDKLSMERTDNAAFGPTDRIGQLTMRNLDIADSRGKLELYAGQPLDQGQLLVEHGTLLGTLPAGGGEKIAEPVDDAADDAALDSAAFDFGAD
- a CDS encoding linear amide C-N hydrolase; amino-acid sequence: MCTRVMWPNANGSVIVGRNMDFHKDLMTNMWKQPRGVSRDDGVEGTLTWTAKYGSVVATAFDIISVDGINEAGLAGHVLWLAESDYGTLDPERTSLSQAVWMQYFLDNFATVAEAVAWVEENDLQVVQLADPTGGNPPAIHLALDDATGDSAIIEYTDGHPKVYHDRAFTVMTNSPTYDQQLELVRTVAGLGGETPLPGSTLATDRFARASYYVNRLEQPDTQLQAIAAMFSVIRNAAQPFREPDPGKPDASQTLWQTVTDLTNKRYVFGSTTEPNIVWVDLAELDFSEGAPQEKLDLVSELALEGGLAGNVSKDFVASEPMTFISLKLEREMAQAAAQARATGAHA
- a CDS encoding VOC family protein, which codes for MTTPDSQPWPRDLDHVVVAGPDLALAVEHVADLTGVRAAPGGAHPVGTANHLIGFTVRGERAPHYLEVIGPDPAQGVPAAQIPTFGIDHRTSPGLATFATHPIEFEATHASARVAGIDLGEIRPLSRRTPAGDLLEWRITSGMGGSREGVVPFLIDWGDVTQPGLTDLPTLDLLALRVAHPQPERIREIYAVLGVEVHVTAAVDDDAPRLTLVVEGPRGVVELT
- a CDS encoding ComEC/Rec2 family competence protein; translation: MSRIRAPVGETDEDPGGSIRAETSVPRTQGVALPGPVAPGSVQPRGPAPHPQETAPDLRLLPAAVAVWATAAVATAMAPRERAAVVLFAVLGALVAYGRGRRRGHGRHGAAWSGPAGALLLACCATVCLLASLAAQSTSRTAGLAQALTAERGEILVRALSAPREISRGFDGEARVAFQATLLGVHGGAAAGDTVENSVVERGVVGGGGVNRLSADPDAVADPASGASNAGLRIPVLVIGGSSWSEVTPGEVVATRGSLRPAQPGDAVEALAYVDAEHERRQPAPAWRALVQRARLGLHDALAPLPGHAHGLVPGIAVGDDSAVPEDLRAAMRASALGHLLAVSGAHVVIVLGLATAVLPWRGRVGRTVTGVAVVIGLLGIVGPEPSVLRAVAMGAVGLLAVALGRRASGLPALCAAVIGLLVLDPWTAREAGFALSAGATAGLVLFSRAWSERLARHMPAVLAAAIAVPLAAQVGCLPAILLLEPGIPTWGVPANALVAPVVAPLTVLALGAALAAPWQPGLTAVLGWCAQPFTWWIEAVATVSAALPGGRLPWPGGVGGAVGALAAILVVGALQRRWSRTGRRALDLRLALPVLVSLVAVATLAVAVPAGRSVLVQWVRGSALVGDPWIAPGWRLAQCDVGQGSALVISTAPNGGVSDDGESSAGEPGAVLVDTGPPGSGVADCLAALGVHHLAALVITHGDLDHSGEATALLGAADRGGIAVDRLVIPAVEEERLATLTGAAAERGVEVLPMDTTSAPLSLGSVDLLALWPTPRAAATLPSEDGNALSLTLWLRAPELTALVHGDTGADQHTALLATWPGELPARPDVIVVAHHGSGDQDPTALADWAGPIALISVGVDNDYGHPASWVIDTLTDAGSLIGRTDRCGPMTVAARDGPLTLTGC